A window from Exiguobacterium marinum DSM 16307 encodes these proteins:
- a CDS encoding class F sortase produces MNKRLLFLALSLFCFSFWTWTSAQESSSPPVEEKQIEESPDLTAEFSLLQEEVKKLRLAEEEENAKAVTPVQIQIPKIDVDTAIEQVGVLNNGQMGVPEDENQVGWFEPGVTPGSKGNAVIAGHVDSKTGPAIFYQLDQLKEGDDVLIQDEAGNILRFRVTKTERYDTKTAPIEEIFGATSNRNLNLITCSGTFGDGGYDERFVVYTELVDTELNETVDLETPTAIELKGNLLTWHAVRQESVIGYRIYEVIDGKATHIESIPSHARKSIEVTSENNASYYVTAIDKLGNESKPSQMTK; encoded by the coding sequence AGAATCGTCGTCACCACCTGTAGAAGAAAAACAAATAGAGGAGAGCCCGGATTTAACGGCTGAATTCTCACTTCTACAGGAAGAGGTGAAAAAGCTACGTTTAGCCGAGGAAGAAGAAAACGCCAAGGCCGTCACCCCTGTTCAAATCCAGATCCCTAAAATCGATGTCGATACGGCAATTGAACAAGTCGGTGTCCTGAACAATGGACAGATGGGCGTACCAGAAGATGAGAACCAGGTCGGGTGGTTCGAACCCGGTGTCACACCAGGTAGCAAAGGAAATGCCGTGATTGCTGGTCATGTGGATAGCAAGACCGGCCCGGCTATCTTTTATCAACTCGATCAACTCAAAGAAGGCGATGACGTTCTGATTCAAGATGAGGCGGGAAACATCTTACGATTCCGCGTCACGAAAACAGAACGCTATGATACGAAAACCGCGCCAATTGAAGAGATTTTCGGTGCCACATCAAATCGGAACTTAAATTTGATCACCTGTTCGGGGACGTTCGGGGACGGAGGCTATGATGAACGATTCGTCGTCTATACAGAGCTGGTGGATACCGAACTGAACGAAACTGTCGATCTCGAGACACCGACGGCAATCGAGCTGAAAGGTAACTTATTGACATGGCACGCCGTTCGTCAAGAGAGCGTGATTGGATATCGGATCTATGAAGTCATCGACGGAAAAGCGACTCATATCGAAAGTATCCCATCCCATGCACGAAAAAGTATCGAGGTCACAAGTGAGAACAACGCATCCTACTACGTGACTGCGATTGACAAGCTTGGAAATGAGTCAAAACCGTCTCAGATGACAAAATGA
- a CDS encoding ABC transporter ATP-binding protein — translation MFVQINDLHFSYKGANEETIKGFSISITKGEIVSLLGDSGSGKSTILRLIAGLEMPNQGVVVVNDCVCCDDCQFMPPEDRGVGMVFQDYALFPHMTVEKNIRFGLHKLNRKERNARVEEMLELVNLTEFRHRYPYELSGGQQQRVALARALAPKPALLILDEPFSNLDTSLQHRIRDDLRRLLKQTGTTTIFVTHDEEDAEALADRIVYLGEGKIKKQVMTENNKTFNPQIPCFV, via the coding sequence ATGTTCGTTCAAATCAACGATTTACATTTTAGCTATAAAGGTGCAAATGAAGAAACCATCAAAGGGTTTTCGATTTCAATCACAAAAGGTGAAATCGTCTCGCTTCTTGGGGACAGCGGTTCTGGGAAAAGTACGATTCTCCGTTTGATCGCGGGACTCGAGATGCCGAACCAGGGCGTCGTCGTCGTGAACGACTGTGTCTGTTGCGACGATTGTCAGTTCATGCCGCCAGAAGATCGTGGCGTCGGGATGGTCTTCCAAGACTACGCACTCTTCCCGCACATGACCGTTGAAAAGAACATTCGGTTCGGTCTTCATAAACTGAACCGCAAGGAACGGAATGCGCGTGTTGAAGAGATGCTCGAACTCGTCAACTTGACGGAATTTCGCCACCGCTACCCTTATGAGCTCAGTGGGGGGCAACAGCAGCGTGTCGCGCTCGCACGTGCGCTCGCACCGAAGCCAGCGCTCTTGATTCTAGACGAACCGTTCAGTAACTTGGATACGTCACTTCAGCACCGGATTCGCGACGATTTGCGTCGCCTGTTGAAGCAGACGGGCACGACGACGATTTTCGTGACACATGATGAGGAAGATGCCGAAGCGCTTGCTGACCGCATCGTCTACCTCGGAGAAGGCAAAATTAAAAAGCAGGTCATGACGGAGAACAACAAGACGTTCAACCCGCAAATTCCTTGCTTCGTATAA
- a CDS encoding ABC transporter permease, which yields MNWHAVKRQLNGWAILSFLAILLIVLPGIVVLVELFAPVNDNWQHIQEYLLPRYVRNTLFIMLATGVLTTVIGTSLAWFVTVYDFPFRRFFKWALILPLAIPPYIGAYTYHGILNYTGVIQTTLRNEFGITVDQSYFNIMSIQGTVFIFTLFLYPYIYTITRAFLHNQSSSMIENARILGRGSWDIFFTVVIPISRVAIIGGVSLVLMEVLNDYGVVKYFGIQTFSTAIFSTWFGMKDTSSALKLAGTLMILVIAILTMERLVRGRKQFSYASTKVKPLKPRPLQGWHRYAVFAYVSIVFAIAFVIPFTQLTAWTFLTFDTVFTEEFWQLVWNTVRVAFTATVIILLFALIIANYTRLFPSNMTRVISKVTTLGYSIPGAAIAIAVITLFLWLDDKVLNLARALDLSQTFVFRTTLIMLIFAYVIRFLAIGYNSIESGFEKVGKSFTEASRMLGWNTVQTFFRVDIPMIKGAIMSAFILVFIDIMKELPLTLFLQPFNFSTLATQAFKYVSDEKIHEAALASIVIVLMSGLLIFVSHKVLDKEAD from the coding sequence ATGAACTGGCACGCAGTAAAACGACAACTGAATGGATGGGCGATTCTCAGCTTTCTTGCGATTTTATTGATCGTCCTACCGGGAATTGTCGTGCTCGTCGAATTGTTTGCGCCGGTCAATGACAATTGGCAGCACATCCAAGAGTACTTGCTTCCCCGTTACGTACGAAACACGCTATTCATCATGTTAGCCACAGGTGTACTGACGACCGTGATCGGGACGAGCCTCGCTTGGTTCGTGACCGTCTATGATTTCCCGTTCCGTCGTTTCTTTAAATGGGCACTCATCTTGCCGCTCGCGATTCCGCCTTATATCGGGGCGTACACGTATCATGGCATTTTAAATTACACCGGAGTGATTCAAACGACGTTACGAAATGAATTTGGTATCACCGTCGATCAATCGTACTTCAATATCATGTCGATTCAAGGGACGGTGTTCATCTTCACATTGTTTCTCTACCCATACATCTATACGATCACGCGGGCGTTCCTCCATAACCAGTCGTCCTCGATGATTGAGAACGCGCGGATTCTCGGTCGCGGGTCGTGGGATATTTTCTTCACCGTCGTCATACCGATTTCTCGCGTCGCCATCATCGGTGGTGTCAGTCTCGTTTTGATGGAAGTGCTGAACGACTATGGGGTCGTGAAATATTTTGGGATTCAGACGTTCAGTACGGCCATTTTTAGCACATGGTTCGGGATGAAAGACACGTCGTCCGCATTGAAGCTAGCAGGTACCCTTATGATTCTCGTCATCGCCATCTTGACGATGGAGCGACTCGTACGAGGACGGAAACAATTCAGTTACGCTTCGACAAAAGTGAAACCGCTCAAACCGAGACCGCTTCAAGGCTGGCATCGCTATGCGGTATTCGCTTATGTCTCGATCGTCTTTGCGATTGCATTCGTCATCCCGTTCACGCAGCTGACGGCATGGACGTTCCTGACGTTCGATACGGTCTTTACGGAAGAATTTTGGCAACTCGTTTGGAATACGGTACGGGTCGCCTTTACCGCGACCGTGATTATCCTGTTGTTCGCACTCATCATTGCGAACTATACGCGACTATTCCCGTCGAACATGACACGCGTCATTTCAAAGGTGACGACGCTCGGGTATTCGATTCCGGGAGCAGCGATCGCCATCGCGGTCATCACGCTCTTCTTATGGCTCGATGACAAAGTGCTTAATCTGGCACGTGCGCTCGACTTGAGTCAGACGTTCGTATTCCGAACGACGCTCATCATGCTCATCTTTGCTTACGTCATCCGCTTCCTCGCGATCGGTTACAACTCGATTGAGAGCGGATTCGAGAAGGTCGGGAAGTCGTTCACGGAAGCGTCCCGCATGTTGGGATGGAATACCGTCCAAACGTTCTTCCGCGTCGATATTCCGATGATCAAAGGTGCCATCATGAGCGCGTTCATCCTCGTCTTTATTGATATTATGAAAGAGTTGCCGCTGACGCTCTTTTTACAACCATTTAACTTTTCGACGCTTGCGACACAGGCGTTCAAATACGTGAGTGATGAGAAGATTCACGAAGCGGCACTCGCTTCCATCGTCATCGTCCTCATGAGTGGACTGTTGATATTCGTTTCCCACAAGGTGCTTGATAAGGAGGCCGACTAA
- a CDS encoding Fe(3+) ABC transporter substrate-binding protein, translated as MNKKYAALGISAALTTSLLAACASTDETTSNEGSDDSNVVNVYSSRHYDVDQQLYKQFEEETGIKVNVVEGKSDELLERLNTEGESTEADLFITADAGNLYQAKEAGHLQAVDSDELESNIPAKYRDTDNEWFGLTKRARVIVYSKDRVKPEELSTYEALTEEQWNGKVLVRPSENMYNISLLASFIEVNGVDEAKEWAKGLVNNMARDPQGNDRDQAKAVVAGEGDVAIMNTYYMGLMLNSEDEEEKKVAEQLGVFFPNQDTTGTHVNISGIAMTKASKNTENAQKLMEFMSEPSAQEKFASVNYEYPVNESVEPNELLQSWGEFKEQDINLSVLGENQQEAIRIFNEVGWK; from the coding sequence ATGAACAAAAAATATGCAGCTTTAGGAATTTCAGCAGCGTTAACGACATCACTCCTTGCCGCTTGTGCAAGCACAGATGAGACAACTTCAAATGAAGGCTCAGACGATTCGAACGTCGTCAATGTTTACTCGAGTCGCCACTACGATGTCGATCAACAATTATACAAGCAGTTTGAAGAAGAAACAGGCATCAAAGTCAACGTGGTGGAAGGAAAGAGTGACGAACTCCTCGAGCGTTTGAACACTGAAGGTGAGAGTACTGAGGCGGACCTCTTCATTACGGCAGATGCTGGGAACTTGTATCAGGCAAAAGAAGCGGGGCACCTCCAAGCGGTCGATAGCGATGAGCTTGAGTCAAACATCCCTGCGAAATATCGTGACACGGACAACGAATGGTTCGGTTTGACGAAACGTGCGCGTGTCATCGTGTATTCAAAAGATCGCGTGAAGCCAGAAGAGTTGTCGACGTATGAAGCGTTGACGGAAGAACAATGGAACGGCAAAGTACTCGTCCGTCCGTCTGAAAACATGTACAACATCTCACTCCTCGCGTCATTCATCGAAGTAAACGGTGTCGATGAGGCGAAAGAGTGGGCGAAAGGCTTAGTGAACAACATGGCACGTGACCCACAAGGGAATGACCGTGACCAAGCGAAAGCCGTTGTCGCCGGTGAAGGGGACGTCGCCATCATGAATACGTATTACATGGGACTCATGTTGAACTCTGAAGACGAAGAAGAGAAGAAAGTCGCTGAACAGCTCGGTGTCTTCTTCCCGAACCAAGATACAACAGGCACACACGTGAACATTTCTGGAATCGCGATGACGAAAGCATCGAAGAACACAGAAAACGCTCAAAAATTGATGGAGTTCATGTCAGAACCGTCAGCTCAAGAGAAGTTTGCGAGTGTAAACTACGAATACCCAGTCAACGAGTCGGTTGAGCCGAACGAGCTTCTTCAATCATGGGGCGAGTTCAAGGAACAAGACATCAACCTCTCAGTACTTGGTGAAAACCAACAAGAAGCAATTCGCATCTTTAACGAAGTAGGTTGGAAGTAA
- a CDS encoding TetR/AcrR family transcriptional regulator gives MTNRSNITKQKLLDAATDIIMNHGVHQLTLDEVAKTAGISKGGLLYHYPSKEALMTAMVERLQQEQNELYVSLQQEGHGPVEAFVRLFDETKLHPERATIQIDVEKMIAFLTLFAVDQEYADRWKHDLDTFFAQFQQTADPVETMIIRYALEGMMMSEHFGVGVPPTELKQAIIERLIDRAHKIDNHS, from the coding sequence ATGACAAACCGATCGAACATCACAAAACAAAAGCTATTGGATGCGGCAACGGACATCATTATGAATCATGGAGTTCACCAACTCACGTTGGACGAGGTCGCCAAAACTGCAGGGATTTCAAAAGGTGGCCTCCTTTATCACTACCCTTCAAAGGAAGCATTGATGACTGCGATGGTTGAACGATTACAACAAGAACAAAACGAGTTATATGTTTCGTTGCAACAAGAAGGTCACGGACCAGTCGAAGCATTCGTTCGTCTGTTTGACGAGACGAAGTTACATCCTGAGCGAGCAACCATTCAAATCGACGTCGAGAAAATGATTGCATTTCTTACGTTGTTCGCTGTCGACCAAGAGTATGCGGATCGTTGGAAACATGATTTAGATACGTTCTTCGCACAGTTCCAACAAACGGCCGACCCAGTGGAAACGATGATCATTCGTTATGCACTCGAAGGCATGATGATGTCCGAACACTTCGGTGTCGGTGTTCCCCCTACCGAACTCAAACAAGCAATCATCGAACGCTTGATTGATCGGGCACATAAAATCGACAACCATTCATAA
- a CDS encoding efflux RND transporter permease subunit, producing MQKITSFSVNNKFAVWLMTIILTAAGLFAGLTMKLETLPDITTPTVSVTTIYPGASPEQVLEEVSSVLEERLQSLNGVEQVRSSSFQNASNIQIDYDFSTDMDEAEQQVKDALSNVELPESAQEPQVSRLSFDAFPVVGAAISDESLDLAELTKLVEEEVQPALEGVEGAQTVQIAGQEIRRVELQFDQEALAEYNLTEDTVKQLIQANDARIALGLYELGDTEQAVVIDGKSETLEAFRDLQIPYSPAQSTPATPSAPTELPPGQTPDVPTETPSTLPPNVPTAVPTVALSELATIEDKGIEESISRSNGERSIGVQVTKTQDANTVDVVNAVKEVLNDFEAEYDTANVSITLDQGQPIEESVETMLSKALLGGLFAILIILVFLRNFRSTIIAVISIPLSLLMALIVLKQLGITLNIMTLGAMTVAIGRVVDDSIVVIENIYRRLTRSNEPLRGKELIIAATKEVFIPIASSTIVTIAVFLPLGFVTGFVGELFLPFALTVVFALLASLLVAITVVPMMADSFFKNRDKLKPEEGPGKLAEWYRGVLNWSLNHKLVVFGLATALLIGSFALVPAIGVNFLNQDSEKTLFVTFDPEPGQTLEDSIAAAEVAEEYFMEEQPNATDVQFTVGGENPLNPGNNKQGIFIVQYDPDTEDFADVKLADIEKLNELVSSGEWKEQDFSGGGATSGVTYNVYANSLEDLEAIVPTFIETIEEETDYVRQATSDLRESYVQYTFNVNQQAAAEAGVSAGQIAQVISQFQAPESPLASVTVDDKQLDVIIPNEQVTYDSVDDLQAQEITTPFGPRPISDFIEIEEGTTPDTLVERDGKLLAQVSVELSTDKATEASAAIEERVSDIELPSGVTYDVGGVTEQIQESFTQLGLAMLAAIAIVYLVLVITFGGALTPFVVLFSLPYAIIGGLVALLITGETISVSALIGALMLIGIVVTNAIVLIDRVIHKEEAGLSTREALLEAAGTRLRPILMTALATIGALAPLALGLEGGALISKGLGVTVIGGLTSSTLLTLLIVPIVYEFFARFRKKKQA from the coding sequence ATGCAGAAAATCACGTCCTTCTCCGTCAACAACAAGTTCGCCGTTTGGTTGATGACAATCATTTTGACGGCCGCCGGTCTTTTCGCCGGTTTGACGATGAAGCTTGAGACATTACCGGACATTACGACACCGACCGTCTCAGTCACAACCATTTATCCTGGTGCTTCACCTGAGCAAGTGCTTGAAGAAGTCAGTAGCGTCCTCGAAGAGCGCCTTCAAAGTCTAAATGGCGTTGAGCAAGTTCGTTCTTCATCGTTCCAAAACGCATCAAACATTCAAATCGACTATGACTTCAGTACAGACATGGACGAAGCCGAACAGCAAGTGAAAGACGCGTTAAGTAACGTCGAGTTGCCCGAGTCGGCACAAGAGCCTCAAGTGTCGCGTCTCAGCTTCGACGCTTTCCCAGTAGTCGGAGCTGCCATCTCGGATGAAAGTCTTGATTTGGCCGAATTGACAAAGCTCGTTGAAGAAGAAGTGCAACCTGCCCTTGAAGGGGTAGAAGGCGCACAAACCGTCCAAATTGCCGGACAAGAGATTCGCCGCGTCGAACTCCAATTCGACCAGGAAGCGCTCGCTGAATACAATTTGACGGAAGATACGGTCAAACAATTGATTCAAGCGAACGATGCCCGTATCGCCCTCGGGTTATATGAATTAGGCGACACAGAGCAAGCGGTCGTCATCGACGGAAAATCAGAGACGCTCGAAGCGTTCCGCGACCTTCAAATCCCGTACTCACCAGCCCAGTCTACACCGGCGACACCGTCTGCTCCGACGGAATTGCCACCTGGTCAAACGCCAGACGTCCCGACGGAAACGCCATCGACATTACCACCGAACGTCCCGACTGCGGTTCCGACCGTTGCGTTGAGTGAGCTTGCAACGATCGAAGACAAAGGAATCGAAGAATCGATTTCTCGCTCGAACGGTGAACGTTCAATCGGCGTACAAGTGACGAAAACACAAGATGCGAACACGGTTGATGTCGTCAACGCCGTCAAAGAAGTATTGAATGACTTCGAGGCAGAATATGATACAGCGAACGTGTCCATCACACTCGACCAAGGACAACCAATTGAAGAATCGGTCGAAACGATGTTATCAAAAGCATTGCTCGGTGGTTTATTCGCCATCTTGATCATCTTAGTGTTCTTGCGTAACTTCCGATCGACGATTATCGCTGTCATCTCGATCCCATTGTCACTTCTCATGGCACTCATCGTGTTGAAACAATTAGGGATCACACTGAATATCATGACACTCGGAGCAATGACCGTTGCGATTGGGCGTGTCGTCGATGACTCCATCGTCGTCATCGAGAATATTTACCGTCGCCTCACTAGATCGAATGAACCACTTCGCGGTAAAGAATTGATCATCGCGGCGACAAAAGAAGTATTCATCCCGATCGCCTCGTCGACAATCGTTACAATCGCGGTATTCTTACCGCTCGGTTTTGTCACAGGATTTGTCGGTGAGTTGTTCTTGCCGTTCGCATTGACTGTCGTATTTGCCCTTCTCGCTTCGTTGCTCGTGGCGATTACGGTCGTTCCGATGATGGCCGACTCGTTCTTTAAAAACCGTGACAAGTTGAAGCCAGAAGAAGGTCCAGGTAAGCTCGCGGAATGGTATCGCGGCGTCTTGAACTGGTCACTGAACCATAAACTCGTCGTCTTCGGACTCGCGACTGCTCTTCTTATCGGAAGCTTCGCTCTTGTTCCGGCGATTGGAGTCAACTTCTTGAATCAGGATTCGGAGAAGACGTTGTTCGTCACGTTCGACCCAGAACCGGGTCAAACGCTTGAAGACTCGATTGCTGCGGCAGAAGTGGCAGAAGAATACTTCATGGAAGAACAACCGAACGCAACGGACGTTCAGTTCACAGTCGGTGGAGAAAACCCACTGAACCCTGGGAACAACAAACAAGGGATTTTCATCGTTCAATACGATCCGGACACAGAAGATTTTGCTGATGTGAAACTGGCAGACATCGAGAAGTTAAATGAACTCGTCTCAAGTGGGGAGTGGAAAGAACAAGACTTCTCTGGTGGCGGTGCGACGAGTGGCGTCACGTATAACGTGTATGCCAACTCGCTTGAAGATTTAGAAGCCATCGTGCCGACGTTCATCGAAACGATTGAAGAAGAAACAGACTATGTCCGTCAAGCGACATCTGACTTACGTGAGTCATATGTACAATATACGTTCAACGTCAATCAACAGGCTGCAGCAGAAGCCGGTGTGTCTGCAGGTCAAATCGCACAAGTCATCAGCCAATTCCAGGCACCCGAAAGCCCACTTGCGAGCGTGACGGTAGATGACAAACAATTAGACGTCATCATCCCGAACGAGCAAGTGACGTATGACAGTGTCGATGACTTACAAGCACAAGAAATCACGACACCGTTCGGTCCACGCCCGATCTCAGACTTTATTGAAATCGAAGAAGGCACGACACCGGACACACTCGTCGAGCGCGACGGAAAACTGCTCGCACAAGTAAGTGTTGAACTCAGCACAGATAAAGCGACAGAAGCGTCTGCTGCGATTGAAGAACGCGTATCAGACATCGAACTCCCATCTGGCGTAACGTACGATGTCGGTGGGGTAACGGAACAGATCCAAGAATCGTTCACACAGCTCGGTCTTGCGATGCTTGCCGCGATCGCCATCGTCTACTTGGTCCTCGTCATCACATTCGGTGGAGCTCTCACGCCATTCGTCGTGTTGTTCTCACTTCCGTACGCGATTATCGGGGGACTCGTCGCCCTTCTCATCACAGGTGAAACGATTTCGGTATCTGCCTTGATTGGGGCACTCATGTTGATCGGGATTGTCGTCACGAACGCCATCGTCTTGATTGACCGCGTCATTCATAAAGAAGAAGCTGGTTTATCAACACGTGAAGCGTTACTTGAGGCAGCAGGCACACGCCTTCGCCCAATCTTGATGACCGCACTCGCGACCATCGGTGCACTCGCACCGCTCGCACTCGGTCTCGAGGGTGGCGCACTCATCTCGAAAGGTCTCGGGGTCACCGTGATCGGCGGACTTACAAGTTCGACGCTTCTCACGTTGCTCATCGTACCGATCGTCTATGAGTTCTTCGCACGATTCCGTAAGAAAAAACAAGCGTAA
- a CDS encoding AAA family ATPase, whose amino-acid sequence MEEKGTLYFLCGKMGAGKSTKAKQLATEKQAVLLSEDEWLSTLYPNQIHTFEDYRKHATLLKPLLESHVKQLLKLGMNVVMDFPANTKSSRAWFLKLAQDVGADHCLVYLNRSDEQCLRQIQKRRIMEPERVAFDTEEVFHHVTSFFEAPDDTEHLHIIEK is encoded by the coding sequence ATGGAAGAGAAGGGAACACTTTATTTCTTATGTGGAAAAATGGGGGCTGGAAAATCAACGAAGGCCAAACAACTGGCTACTGAAAAACAAGCCGTTCTTTTGTCCGAAGATGAATGGTTATCTACCCTATATCCTAATCAAATTCATACGTTTGAGGACTACAGAAAACATGCTACTCTGCTGAAGCCACTTCTTGAATCTCATGTGAAACAATTGTTAAAACTAGGGATGAATGTCGTGATGGATTTTCCGGCAAATACGAAGTCGTCTCGAGCCTGGTTTCTAAAACTTGCACAGGACGTGGGAGCGGATCACTGCTTGGTTTATCTAAATCGAAGTGATGAACAATGTCTTCGACAGATTCAGAAACGTCGCATCATGGAACCGGAACGAGTCGCATTTGATACGGAAGAAGTCTTTCATCACGTGACTTCATTTTTTGAAGCTCCAGATGATACGGAACACCTACATATCATTGAAAAATAA
- a CDS encoding CidA/LrgA family protein → MKLLKWVIGLTLLFGLSTLGNWIVETFSWKVPGSVIGMVLLLVLLLTKVIRVEWIEDSAGFLTKHLAFFFIPIAVGLMAYGTLLKAAGIPLLITLLVSMAVGMIVTALVSGKEGETS, encoded by the coding sequence ATGAAATTATTAAAATGGGTGATTGGACTCACGCTCTTGTTCGGGTTGAGTACACTCGGCAACTGGATTGTCGAAACATTCTCTTGGAAAGTACCAGGCAGCGTCATCGGTATGGTGCTCTTGCTCGTCCTCTTACTGACAAAAGTCATTCGCGTGGAATGGATTGAAGACAGCGCCGGATTTTTGACGAAGCATCTCGCTTTCTTCTTCATCCCGATTGCCGTCGGTCTCATGGCATACGGTACGTTGTTAAAAGCTGCCGGCATCCCACTCCTCATCACGTTACTCGTTAGCATGGCGGTCGGAATGATTGTGACGGCGCTCGTTTCCGGGAAAGAAGGTGAGACGTCATGA
- a CDS encoding LrgB family protein, which yields MTYVWIGLTILVYSLSRRLSMKWASPFTNVVFLSTAILILLLLVTGQSYDTYKPATDIITILLGPATVALGLPLYRNLPVLLARAKRALSAIVIGSLSTIFVAVLFGKLLSFTENVLIALSVKSATSPIALELARQLEGDATLAASIAVACGILGAMLGPVLLTSIHMDDPFTRGIALGTISHGIGTAQAATEHPLSGATGGAAMGLTAIFTSFILPILYPFLF from the coding sequence ATGACATACGTCTGGATCGGATTGACGATTCTCGTATATTCCCTTAGTCGTCGACTCTCCATGAAGTGGGCTTCCCCATTCACCAATGTCGTCTTCTTAAGTACAGCGATTTTGATTCTCCTATTACTCGTGACAGGACAGTCCTATGATACGTATAAACCGGCTACCGATATCATCACGATCTTACTCGGGCCAGCGACGGTCGCTCTCGGATTGCCACTCTATCGCAACTTACCCGTGTTACTCGCCCGGGCAAAGCGAGCCTTGAGTGCGATTGTCATCGGGTCCCTCTCCACAATTTTTGTCGCTGTGCTTTTCGGGAAATTGCTTTCGTTTACCGAAAACGTGTTGATTGCGCTATCGGTCAAGTCTGCTACGTCCCCGATTGCCCTTGAATTGGCTCGACAACTAGAAGGGGATGCGACACTTGCGGCCTCGATTGCCGTCGCCTGCGGTATTTTAGGTGCGATGCTCGGACCGGTATTATTGACATCGATCCATATGGACGACCCATTCACGCGTGGCATTGCGCTCGGTACCATCAGTCACGGAATCGGGACCGCTCAGGCGGCAACTGAACATCCACTGTCTGGCGCTACAGGTGGTGCCGCGATGGGATTGACAGCCATCTTCACATCGTTTATCTTGCCCATTTTATATCCGTTTCTCTTTTGA
- the pepT gene encoding peptidase T — MQAKLIERLMTYAKIDTQSDFTSTTTPSTAKQWDLIRHLEKELKELGLTDVETDEYGYLFATLPSNVNHDVPTIGFLAHVDTATDFTGTNVSPQLVEHYEGGDIVLNESLNVVLSPKDFPELDGYVGHTLMTTDGTTLLGADDKAGIAEIVTAVEYLLAHPEIPHGPVRIAFTPDEEIGRGPHKFDVARFNADFAYTMDGGPLGELQYESFNAAGATVTFHGTNVHPGSAKNKMVNSMKLAMAFQNRLPADEAPERTSNYEGFLHLNGFNGDVEKTTLQYIIRDHDKQKFEARKALMEKLVLEWKQKYGEERIELKMEDQYYNMAEKIEPVKHIVDTVADVMRGLDIEPKIEPIRGGTDGSQLSYMGLPTPNIFTGGENYHGKFEYISVNNMEKATTVIIETLRTFAKRAQA, encoded by the coding sequence ATGCAAGCAAAATTAATTGAACGCTTAATGACTTATGCAAAGATCGATACACAGTCTGACTTCACGAGTACGACAACACCATCGACGGCCAAACAATGGGATTTGATTCGTCATTTGGAAAAGGAATTGAAAGAACTTGGACTGACAGACGTCGAGACGGACGAATACGGCTACCTATTCGCCACACTTCCGAGTAACGTCAATCATGACGTCCCGACAATCGGATTCCTCGCTCACGTGGATACAGCGACCGACTTCACAGGAACGAACGTCTCCCCTCAACTCGTCGAGCATTATGAAGGTGGCGACATTGTCTTGAATGAGTCGCTTAATGTCGTCTTATCACCAAAAGACTTCCCAGAACTGGACGGGTATGTCGGGCATACGCTCATGACAACCGATGGGACGACACTCCTCGGTGCGGATGATAAGGCAGGGATTGCTGAAATCGTCACAGCCGTCGAATACTTATTGGCTCACCCTGAGATTCCACACGGACCGGTCCGCATTGCTTTCACACCGGACGAAGAGATTGGACGTGGACCACATAAATTCGATGTCGCCCGATTCAATGCAGATTTCGCTTACACGATGGATGGTGGCCCGCTCGGAGAGTTACAGTATGAGAGCTTTAACGCAGCCGGTGCGACCGTCACCTTCCACGGGACGAACGTGCACCCAGGTAGCGCGAAAAATAAGATGGTGAACTCGATGAAACTCGCGATGGCGTTCCAAAACCGTTTACCGGCTGATGAGGCACCAGAACGTACGAGCAACTACGAAGGTTTTCTCCACTTGAACGGCTTCAATGGGGATGTGGAGAAGACGACGCTTCAATACATCATCCGCGATCACGACAAACAGAAGTTTGAAGCGCGTAAAGCATTGATGGAGAAACTTGTCCTCGAATGGAAACAAAAATACGGGGAAGAGCGGATCGAGCTCAAGATGGAAGATCAGTATTACAACATGGCCGAGAAAATCGAACCGGTGAAACACATCGTCGATACCGTCGCTGACGTCATGCGCGGCCTTGACATCGAACCGAAGATTGAACCGATTCGTGGCGGGACAGACGGATCGCAACTTTCTTACATGGGTCTTCCGACACCGAACATTTTCACGGGTGGCGAAAACTATCACGGGAAGTTCGAATACATCTCTGTGAACAACATGGAAAAAGCAACAACGGTCATCATCGAAACACTTCGCACATTCGCGAAGCGTGCACAAGCATAA